The following proteins come from a genomic window of Macrobrachium rosenbergii isolate ZJJX-2024 chromosome 37, ASM4041242v1, whole genome shotgun sequence:
- the LOC136825124 gene encoding high-affinity Na(+)/H(+) antiporter NhaS3-like, with protein MNRTAKPRDYVLEVPVVVPVVVAVVVSVVVAVVVGVVVAVVVAVVVSVVVAVVVGVVVAVVVAVVVSVVVAVVVGVVVAVVVAVVVSVVVAVVVGVVVAVVVAVVVSVVIAVVVAVVVGVVVAVVVAVVVSVVVAVVVGVVVEVVVAVVVSVVVAVVVGVVVAVVVAVVVSVVVAVVVGVVVAVVVAVVVSVVDAVVVGVVVAVVVAVVVSVVVAVVVGVVVAVVVAVVVSVVVAVVVGVVVAVVAVVVGVVVAVVVAVVVSVVVAVVVGVVVAVVVAVVVSVVVAVVVAVVVGVVVAVVVAVVVSVVVAVVVGVVVAVVVAVVVSVVVAVVVGVVVAVVVAVVVSVVVAVVVGVVVAVVVAVVVSVVVAVVVGVVVAVVVSVVVAVVVGVVVAVVVAVVVSEVVAVVVAVVVGVVVAVVVGVVVAVVVAVVVSVVVAVVVGVVVAVVVAVVVSEVVAVVVAVVVGVVVTVVVAVVLSVVVAVVVAVVVGVVVAVVVAVVVAVVVGVVVAVVVTVVVGVVVAVVVSVVVAVVVGVVVAVVVAVVVSVVVAVVVAVVVGVVVAVVAAVVVAVVVGVVVAVVVAVVVGVVVEVVVAVVVSVVVAVVVGVVVAVVVAVVVSVVVAVVVAVVVGVVVAVVVAVVVSVVVAVVVGVVVAVVVAVVVAVVVGVVVAVVVAVVVAVVVVAVVVAVVVAVVVGVVVAVVVPVVVAVVVPVVVSVVVPVVVPVVVPVVVAVVDPAK; from the exons ATGAACAGGACAGCAAAGCCAA GAGATTATGTGCTGGAAGTACCTGTAGTTGTTCCAGTGGTAGTTGCAGTTGTGGTATCCGTAGTGGTAgctgtggtggtaggagtggtagttgcagtggttgttgcagttgtggtatctGTAGTGGTTgctgtggtggtaggagtggtagttgcagtggttgttgcagttgtggtatccGTAGTGGTTGCTGTGGTAgtaggagtggtagttgcagtagttgttgcagttgtggtatccGTAGTGGTTgctgtggtggtaggagtggtagttgcagtggttgttgcagttgtggtatccGTAGTGATAGctgtagtagtagcagtggtggtaggagtggtagttgcagtggttgtAGCAGTTGTGGTATCTGTAGTGGTAGcagtggtggtaggagtggtagttgaAGTGGTTGTAGCAGTTGTGGTATCTGTAGTGGTAgctgtggtggtaggagtggtcgttgcagtggttgttgcagttgtggtatctGTGGTGGTTgctgtggtggtaggagtggtagttgcagtagttgttgcagttgtggtatccGTAGTGGATgctgtggtggtaggagtggtagttgcagtggttgttgcagttgtggtatctGTAGTGGTTgctgtggtggtaggagtggtagttgcagtggttgttgcagttgtggtatctGTAGTGGTTgctgtggtggtaggagtggtagttgctG TGGTTGCTGTGGTGGTGGGAGTGGTCgttgcagtggttgttgcagttgtggtatccGTAGTGGTTgctgtggtggtaggagtggtagttgcagtggttgttgcagttgtggtatctGTAGTGGTAGctgtagtagtagcagtggtagtaggagtggtagttgcagtggttgttgcagttgtggtatctGTAGTGGTTgctgtggtggtaggagtggtagttgcagtggttgttgcagttgtggtatccGTAGTGGTAGCTGTAGTGGTAGGAGTGGTGgttgcagtggttgttgcagttgtggtatccGTAGTGGTAGCTGTAGTAgtaggagtggtagttgcagtggttgtAGCAGTTGTGGTATCCGTAGTGGTAgctgtggtggtaggagtggttgttgcagttgtggtatctGTGGTGGTTgctgtggtggtaggagtggtagttgcagtggttgttgcagttgtggtatcaGAAGTGGTAGCTGTAGTGGTTGCTGTTGTGGTAGGAGTGGTGGTTgctgtggtggtaggagtggtagttgcagtggttgttgcagttgtggtatctGTAGTCGTTGCTGTGGTGGTGggagtggtagttgcagtggttgttgcagttgtggtatcaGAAGTGGTAGCCGTAGTGGTTgctgtggtggtaggagtggtagttaCAGTGGTGGTTGCAGTTGTGCTATCCGTAGTGGTAGCTGTAGTGGTAGCTGTGGTGGTAGGAGTTGTAGTTGCAGTGGTGGTAGCTGTAGTGGTTGCTGTGGTTGTGggagtggtagttgcagtggttgttactgtggtggtaggagtggttgttgcagttgtggtatctGTAGTGGTAgctgtggtggtaggagtggtagttgcagtggttgttgcagttgtggtatccGTAGTGGTAGCTGTAGTGGTAGcagtggtggtaggagtggtagttgctGTGGTGGCAGCCGTAGTAGTTgctgtggtggtaggagtggtagttgctGTGGTTGTTGcagtggtggtaggagtggtagttgaagtggttgttgcagttgttgtaTCTGTAGTGGTAGCTGTGGTTgtaggagtggtagttgcagtggttgttgcagttgtggtatctGTAGTGGTAGCTGTAGTGGTAgctgtggtggtaggagtggtagttgcagtggttgttgcagttgtggtatccGTTGTGGTAGCTGTAGTCgtaggagtggtagttgcagtggtgGTAGCTGTAGTGGTTGCTGTGGTAgtaggagtggtagttgcagtggttgttgcagttgtggtagctgtagtggttgttgcagttgtggtagCTGTAGTGGTTGCAGTCGTGGTAGGTgtggtagttgcagtggttgttCCAGTAGTAGTAGCTGTGGTGGTACCTGTGGTAGTTTCAGTGGTAGTTCCAGTGGTTGTTCCAGTGGTAGTACCTGTGGTAGTTGCAGTGGTAGAtcctgcaaaataa
- the LOC136825125 gene encoding uncharacterized protein has product IFLDFSFYFFFLQDLPLQLPQVLPLEQPLELPLKLPQVPLQLLLLEQPLQLPLLQPLQLPQLQQALQLPLLPLLQLLLLPPLQQPLQLPLLPPQLPLQLPLLEPPLQLPHLPPLQPLRLPQLQQPLQLPLLPPLQQPLQLPLLPPQQPLQLPPLQLPLLPPQLPLRIPQLQPPLLPPLQQPLQLPLLPPQQPLRLPPPQLPLLPPLLPLQLPLLIPQLQQPLQLPLLPPLQQPLQLPLLPPLQQPLLLPRQPLRQPPLQLQLLPPQLPLQIPQLQLPLLPPLLPLPIPQLQQPLLPPQLQLQLPLLIPQLQQPLQLPLLPPLLPPLLPLQLPLRIPQLQQPLQLPLLPLLLPLRLPLQIPQRQQPLQLPLLPPQLPLRIPQLQQPLQLPLLPPQLPLRIPQLQQLQQPLEQLQVLPAHNLLSHTLKMLLNLESVYVRLLFLRIYS; this is encoded by the coding sequence ATATTcctagatttttcattttattttttttttttgcaggatctACCACTGCAACTACCACAGGTACTACCACTGGAACAACCACTGGAACTACCACTGAAACTACCACAGGTACCACTACAGCTACTACTACTGGaacaaccactgcaactaccactcctacAACCACTACAGctaccacaactgcaacaagcactgcaactaccactcctaccactACTGCAACTACTACTCCTACCACcactgcaacaaccactgcaactaccactcctaccaccacagcTACCACTACAGCTACCACTACTGGAACCACCACTGCAACTACCACACCTACCACCACTGCAACCACTACGGctaccacaactgcaacaaccactgcaactaccactcctaccaccactgcaacaaccactgcaactaccactcctaccaccacagcAACCACTACAGCTACcaccactgcaactaccactcctaccaccacagcTACCACTACGGATACCACAACTGCAAccaccactcctaccaccactgcaacaaccactgcaactaccactcctaccaccacagcAACCACTACGGCTACCACCACcgcaactaccactcctaccaccactgCTACCACTACAGCTACCACTACtgataccacaactgcaacaaccactgcaactaccactcctaccaccactgcaacaaccactgcaactaccactcctaccaccactgCAACAACCACTCCTACTACCACGGCAACCACTACGGCAACCACCACTGCAACTACAACTCCTACCACCACAGCTACCACTACAGATACCACaactgcaactaccactcctaccaccactgCTACCACTACcgataccacaactgcaacaaccactcctaccaccacagcTACAACTACAGCTACCACTACtgataccacaactgcaacaaccactgcaactaccactcctaccaccactcctaccaccactgCTACCACTACAGCTACCACTACggataccacaactgcaacaaccactgcaactaccactcctaccactactgctaccactacGGCTACCACTACAGATACCACAACGGCaacaaccactgcaactaccactcctaccaccacagcTACCACTACggataccacaactgcaacaaccactgcaactaccactcctaccaccacagcTACCACTACggataccacaactgcaacaactgcaacaaccactggaACAACTACAGGTACTTCCAGCACATAATCTCCTTAGCCACACACTGAAGATGCTACTGAACTTGGAATCTGTCTATGTGCGTTTATTATTCCTGAGAATATATTCTTAG
- the LOC136825126 gene encoding putative per-hexamer repeat protein 5 — translation MARAANGNINDDPTVTIAGTTSGTTTGTSTGTTTGTTTGTTTGTTTGTTTGTTTGTTTGTTTGTTTVTTTGTTTGTTTGTMTGTTTGTTTGTTTGTTTGTTNATTTGTTTGTTTGTPTGTTIGTTTGTTTGTTTGTTTGTPTGSTTSTTAGTTTTTTTGTTTGTTTGTTTGTTTGTTTGTTTDTTTATTTETTTVTTTGSTTGTTTGSTTGTTTVTTTGTTTGTTTATTTGTTTGTTTGTTTGTTSGTTTGTTTDITTATTTGITTDTTTGTTKGTTTGTTTGTTTATTTGSTTGTTTVTTTGTTTGTTTVTNTGTTTGTATGTTTGTTTGTTTGTTTGTATGTTTGTTTGTTTGTTTGTTTGTITGTSTATTTGTTTGITTGTTTGTTTGTTTATTTGTSTDTTTDTTTGTTISTTTGTTTGTTTGTTTGTTTGTTTGTTTTTTTGTTTGTTTGTTTETTTGSTTGTTTATTTGTTTGTTTGSTTGSTTGTTTATSTGTTTGTTIGTTPGTTTATTTGTTTGSTTGTTTGTTTATTTPTTTGTTTGTTTGTTTATTTGTTTGTTTGTTTGTTTATTTGTSTGTTTGTTSGTTTGTTTATTTGTITGTTTDTTSGTTTGTTTATTTGTITGTTTGTTTGTTTATTTGTSTATTSGTFAS, via the coding sequence ATGGCACGAGCTGCAAATGGCAACATCAATGATGATCCCACTGTAACAATCGCAGGTACTACCTCAGGTACCACAACGGGAACTAGCACTGGAACTACTACAGGTACTACCACTGGAACTACCACTGGTACAACCACTGGTACTACTACAGGTACTACCACTGGAACCACTACAGGTACAACCACTGGAACTACAACTGTGACTACTACAGGTACTACCACTGGAACTACTACAGGAACTATGACAGGTACTACTACTGGAACTACCACTGGAACTACTACAGGTACAACCACTGGAACAACGAATGCAACTACCACAGGAACTACAACTGGGACTACCACAGGTACTCCCACTGGAACTACCATAGGTACTACCACTGGAACCACCACAGGCACAACCACTGGAACTACCACAGGTACTCCCACTGGAAGTACTACAAGTACAACTGCTGGAACAACCACTACAACTACCACAGGAACTACAACTGGGACTACCACAGGTACTACCACTGGAACTACTACAGGTACAACCACTGGAACTACCACTGACACCACCACAGCTACTACCACTGAAACTACTACAGTAACTACAACTGGATCTACCACAGGAACTACCACGGGTAGTACCACTGGAACAACTACAGTTACAACCACTGGAACTACCACAGGTACTACCACAGCTACTACCACTGGAACTACAACAGGTACTACCACTGGAACTACTACAGGAACTACTTCAGGTACAACCACTGGAACTACCACTGACATCACCACAGCTACTACCACTGGAATTACCACAGATACTACCACTGGAACTACTAAAGGAACCACTACAGGTACAACCACTGGAACTACCACTGCAACTACCACAGGATCTACAACTGGAACAACCACAGTTACTACCACTGGAACTACCACAGGAACTACCACAGTTACAAACACTGGAACTACCACAGGTACTGCTACTGGAACCACTACAGGTACAACCACTGGAACTACCACAGGTACTACCACAGGTACTGCTACTGGAACCACTACAGGTACAACCACTGGAACTACCACAGGTACTACCACTGGAACCACTACAGGTACAATCACTGGAACAAGCACTGCAACTACCACAGGAACTACAACTGGGATTACCACAGGTACTACCACTGGAACTACTACAGGAACTACTACAGCTACAACCACTGGAACATCCACTGACACCACCACAGATACTACCACTGGAACTACCATAAGTACTACCACTGGAACTACTACAGGAACGACTACAGGCACAACCACTGGAACTACTACAGGTACAACCACTGGAACAACCACTACAACTACCACCGGAACTACAACTGGGACCACCACTGGTACTACCACTGAAACTACTACAGGTTCAACCACTGGAACTACCACAGCTACTACCACTGGGACTACAACAGGTACTACCACTGGAAGTACTACAGGCTCAACGACTGGAACTACCACAGCTACCAGCACTGGGACTACAACAGGTACTACCATTGGAACTACCCCAGGAACTACCACTGCAACTACAACAGGTACCACAACAGGAAGTACCACTGGAACTACTACAGGTACTACCACAGCTACTACCACTCCAACTACAACAGGTACCACAACAGGAACTACCACTGGTACCACCACAGCTACTACTACAGGAACTACCACTGGAACAACTACAGGTACTACCACTGGTACCACCACAGCCACAACTACAGGTACTTCCACTGGAACAACTACAGGTACTACCTCAGGTACAACCACTGGAACTACCACAGCTACTACAACAGGAACTATCACTGGAACAACTACAGATACTACCTCAGGTACAACCACTGGAACTACCACAGCTACTACAACAGGAACTATCACTGGAACAACTACAGGTACTACCACAGGTacaaccactgcaactaccactgGAACTTCCACAGCCACAACTTCAGGTACTTTCGCCTCATAA